In one window of Ovis aries strain OAR_USU_Benz2616 breed Rambouillet chromosome 3, ARS-UI_Ramb_v3.0, whole genome shotgun sequence DNA:
- the GTF3C4 gene encoding general transcription factor 3C polypeptide 4 isoform X2, with the protein MNTALTRVGPAAERPAPPEEVESSETGGKEPAADAAPGPSTAFRLLVTRREPAVRLQYAVSGLEPLAWSEDHRVSVSTARSIAVLELICDVHNPGQDLVIHRTSVPAPLHSCFLKVGSKREVAECKQRFATSEDPTVSQTFMLDRVFNPEGKALPPLRGFKYTSWSPVGCDANGRCLLAALTMDNRLTIQANLNRLQWVQLVDLTEIYGERLYETSYRFSRNEAPEGSLRDFAEFQRRHSMQAPVRMEWSGICTTQQVKHNNECRDVGSVLLAVLFENGNIAVWQFQLPFAGKESISSCNTIESGISSPSVLFWWEYEHNNRKMSGLIVGSAFGPVKILPVNLKAVKGYFTLRQPVVLWKEMDQLPVHSIKCVPLYHPYQKCSCSLVVAARGSYVFWCLLLISKAGLNVHNSHVTGLHSLPIVSMTADKQNGTVYTCSSDGKVRQLIPIFTDVALKFEHQLIKLSDVFGSVRTHGIAVSPCGAYLAVITTEGMVNGLHPVNKNYQVQFVTLKTFEEAAAQLLESSVQNLFKQVDLIDLVRWKILKDKHIPQFLHEALEKKIESSGATYYWRFKLFLLRILYQSMQKTPSEALCKPTHEDSKILLVDSPGMGNAEDEQQEEGTSSKQISKQGKDGDPEDPTEDSLPQSGDTGGREPMEEKLLEIQGKIEAVEMHLTREHMKRVLGEVYLHTWITENTSIPTRGLCNFLMSDEEYDDRTARVLIGHISKKMNKQTFPEHCSLCKEILPFTDRKQAVCSNGHIWLRCFLTYQSCQSLIYRRCLLHDSIARHPIPEDPDWIKRLLQSPCPFCDSPVF; encoded by the exons ATGAATACGGCCCTGACCCGGGTGGGGCCCGCGGCCGAGAGGCCCGCGCCGCCCGAGGAGGTGGAGAGCTCTGAGACCGGCGGGAAGGAGCCGGCGGCGGACGCGGCCCCGGGGCCCAGCACGGCGTTCCGCCTCCTGGTGACTCGGCGCGAGCCCGCGGTGAGGCTGCAGTACGCGGTGAGCGGCCTGGAGCCGCTGGCGTGGTCCGAGGACCACCGCGTGTCGGTGTCCACCGCCCGCAGCATCGCCGTGCTGGAACTCATCTGCGACGTGCACAACCCGGGCCAGGACCTGGTTATCCACCGCACGTCGGTGCCCGCCCCTCTCCACAGCTGCTTCCTCAAA GTTGGCTCAAAAAGGGAGGTTGCCGAGTGCAAACAGAGGTTTGCCACCTCTGAAGACCCCACAGTCAGTCAGACTTTCATGTTGGACAGGGTGTTCAACCCTGAGGGGAAGGCTCTGCCACCGCTGAGAGGGTTCAAGTACACTAGCTGGTCCCCCGTGGGCTGTGACGCTAACGGCAGGTGCCTGCTGGCCGCACTGACCATGGACAATCGCCTGACCATCCAGGCTAACCTCAACAGACTGCAGTGGGTCCAGCTGGTGGACCTGACGGAGATTTACGGAGAGCGTCTCTATGAGACAAGCTACAGGTTCTCCAGAAATGAGGCCCCGGAGGGCAGTCTCAGGGACTTCGCCGAGTTTCAGAGGCGACACAGCATGCAGGCGCCGGTGCGGATGGAGTGGTCGGGCATCTGCACCACCCAGCAGGTCAAGCACAACAACGAGTGCCGCGACGTGGGCAGCGTGCTCCTGGCGGTCCTCTTCGAGAACGGGAACATCGCCGTGTGGCAGTTCCAGCTCCCGTTCGCAGGGAAGGAGTCCATCTCTTCATGCAACACCATCGAGTCAGGAATCAGCTCTCCTAGCGTTTTGTTTTGGTGGGAATACGAGCACAACAATCGGAAAATGAGCGGCCTTATTGTGGGGAGTGCTTTCGGGCCTGTAAAAATCCTTCCTGTCAATCTTAAAGCAGTCAAAGGCTATTTCACCTTAAGGCAGCCTGTCGTCTTGTGGAAAGAAATGGACCAGTTGCCAGTCCACAGCATCAAGTGCGTGCCGCTGTATCACCCTTACCAGAAGTGCAGCTGTAGCTTGGTGGTAGCCGCACGAGGATCCTATGTGTTTTGGTGTCTTCTCCTGATCTCCAAAGCAGGTCTGAATGTTCACAACTCTCACGTCACAGGCCTGCACTCCCTGCCCATCGTCTCCATGACTGCCGACAAGCAGAATGGGACGGTGTATACTTGCTCCAGTGACGGCAAGGTGAGGCAGCTGATCCCCATTTTCACAGATGTGGCGTTGAAGTTTGAGCACCAGTTGATTAAACTCTCTGATGTGTTTGGCTCCGTGAGGACACACGGGATAGCCGTGAGCCCCTGCGGCGCGTACCTGGCCGTCATCACCACTGAGGGCATGGTCAACGGCCTCCATCCTGTCAACAAAAACTACCAGGTTCAGTTCGTTACTCTCAAAACCTTTGAAGAGGCAGCTGCTCAGCTTCTGGAGTCTTCTGTCCAGAATCTCTTTAAGCAGGTAGATTTAATAGACCTAGTACGCTGGAAGATTTTAAAGGATAAGCATATCCCTCAATTTTTACATGAAGCTTTGgaaaaaaagattgaaagcagtGGGGCCACCTATTACTGGCGTTTCAAACTCTTCCTCCTGAGGATTTTATACCAGTCGATGCAGAAAACCCCTTCAGAAGCCTTATGCAAACCCACCCACGAGGACTCAAAAATCTTACTAGTTGACTCACCTGGGATGGGCAATGCTGAGGATGAACAGCAGGAGGAAGGCACCTCTTCCAAACAGATTAGTAAGCAAGGCAAAGACGGGGATCCAGAGGACCCCACAGAGGACTCACTCCCTCAATCTGGGGATACTGGAGGCCGAGAGCCAATGGAAGAGAAACTCCTTGAAATCCAGGGAAAAATTGAAGCAGTGGAAATGCACTTGACGAGGGAGCACATGAAGCGAGTCCTGGGCGAAGTGTACCTGCACACCTGGATCACAGAAAACACTAGCATCCCCACCAGGGGACTCTGTAACTTCCTGATGTCTGATGAGGAGTATGATGACAGAACCGCACGG GTGCTGATTGGACACATCTCAAAGAAGATGAACAAGCAGACCTTCCCTGAGCACTGTAGTTTGTGTAAGGAAATCTTGCCGTTCACAGATCGCAAGCAGGCCGTCTGCTCCAATGGCCACATTTGGCTCCG GTGCTTTCTAACCTACCAGTCCTGCCAGAGTTTGATATACAGAAGGTGTTTGCTCCATGACAGCATCGCTCGCCATCCAATTCCAGAAG ACCCTGACTGGATCAAGAGGTTACTGCAGAGCCCCTGCCCTTTCTGCGACTCTCCTGTCTTCTGA
- the GTF3C4 gene encoding general transcription factor 3C polypeptide 4 isoform X1, whose translation MNTALTRVGPAAERPAPPEEVESSETGGKEPAADAAPGPSTAFRLLVTRREPAVRLQYAVSGLEPLAWSEDHRVSVSTARSIAVLELICDVHNPGQDLVIHRTSVPAPLHSCFLKVGSKREVAECKQRFATSEDPTVSQTFMLDRVFNPEGKALPPLRGFKYTSWSPVGCDANGRCLLAALTMDNRLTIQANLNRLQWVQLVDLTEIYGERLYETSYRFSRNEAPEGSLRDFAEFQRRHSMQAPVRMEWSGICTTQQVKHNNECRDVGSVLLAVLFENGNIAVWQFQLPFAGKESISSCNTIESGISSPSVLFWWEYEHNNRKMSGLIVGSAFGPVKILPVNLKAVKGYFTLRQPVVLWKEMDQLPVHSIKCVPLYHPYQKCSCSLVVAARGSYVFWCLLLISKAGLNVHNSHVTGLHSLPIVSMTADKQNGTVYTCSSDGKVRQLIPIFTDVALKFEHQLIKLSDVFGSVRTHGIAVSPCGAYLAVITTEGMVNGLHPVNKNYQVQFVTLKTFEEAAAQLLESSVQNLFKQVDLIDLVRWKILKDKHIPQFLHEALEKKIESSGATYYWRFKLFLLRILYQSMQKTPSEALCKPTHEDSKILLVDSPGMGNAEDEQQEEGTSSKQISKQGKDGDPEDPTEDSLPQSGDTGGREPMEEKLLEIQGKIEAVEMHLTREHMKRVLGEVYLHTWITENTSIPTRGLCNFLMSDEEYDDRTARVLIGHISKKMNKQTFPEHCSLCKEILPFTDRKQAVCSNGHIWLRCFLTYQSCQSLIYRRCLLHDSIARHPIPEGGCSPGLGRGVEHTHMLMPRGHPLSPTSVFGYWEQ comes from the exons ATGAATACGGCCCTGACCCGGGTGGGGCCCGCGGCCGAGAGGCCCGCGCCGCCCGAGGAGGTGGAGAGCTCTGAGACCGGCGGGAAGGAGCCGGCGGCGGACGCGGCCCCGGGGCCCAGCACGGCGTTCCGCCTCCTGGTGACTCGGCGCGAGCCCGCGGTGAGGCTGCAGTACGCGGTGAGCGGCCTGGAGCCGCTGGCGTGGTCCGAGGACCACCGCGTGTCGGTGTCCACCGCCCGCAGCATCGCCGTGCTGGAACTCATCTGCGACGTGCACAACCCGGGCCAGGACCTGGTTATCCACCGCACGTCGGTGCCCGCCCCTCTCCACAGCTGCTTCCTCAAA GTTGGCTCAAAAAGGGAGGTTGCCGAGTGCAAACAGAGGTTTGCCACCTCTGAAGACCCCACAGTCAGTCAGACTTTCATGTTGGACAGGGTGTTCAACCCTGAGGGGAAGGCTCTGCCACCGCTGAGAGGGTTCAAGTACACTAGCTGGTCCCCCGTGGGCTGTGACGCTAACGGCAGGTGCCTGCTGGCCGCACTGACCATGGACAATCGCCTGACCATCCAGGCTAACCTCAACAGACTGCAGTGGGTCCAGCTGGTGGACCTGACGGAGATTTACGGAGAGCGTCTCTATGAGACAAGCTACAGGTTCTCCAGAAATGAGGCCCCGGAGGGCAGTCTCAGGGACTTCGCCGAGTTTCAGAGGCGACACAGCATGCAGGCGCCGGTGCGGATGGAGTGGTCGGGCATCTGCACCACCCAGCAGGTCAAGCACAACAACGAGTGCCGCGACGTGGGCAGCGTGCTCCTGGCGGTCCTCTTCGAGAACGGGAACATCGCCGTGTGGCAGTTCCAGCTCCCGTTCGCAGGGAAGGAGTCCATCTCTTCATGCAACACCATCGAGTCAGGAATCAGCTCTCCTAGCGTTTTGTTTTGGTGGGAATACGAGCACAACAATCGGAAAATGAGCGGCCTTATTGTGGGGAGTGCTTTCGGGCCTGTAAAAATCCTTCCTGTCAATCTTAAAGCAGTCAAAGGCTATTTCACCTTAAGGCAGCCTGTCGTCTTGTGGAAAGAAATGGACCAGTTGCCAGTCCACAGCATCAAGTGCGTGCCGCTGTATCACCCTTACCAGAAGTGCAGCTGTAGCTTGGTGGTAGCCGCACGAGGATCCTATGTGTTTTGGTGTCTTCTCCTGATCTCCAAAGCAGGTCTGAATGTTCACAACTCTCACGTCACAGGCCTGCACTCCCTGCCCATCGTCTCCATGACTGCCGACAAGCAGAATGGGACGGTGTATACTTGCTCCAGTGACGGCAAGGTGAGGCAGCTGATCCCCATTTTCACAGATGTGGCGTTGAAGTTTGAGCACCAGTTGATTAAACTCTCTGATGTGTTTGGCTCCGTGAGGACACACGGGATAGCCGTGAGCCCCTGCGGCGCGTACCTGGCCGTCATCACCACTGAGGGCATGGTCAACGGCCTCCATCCTGTCAACAAAAACTACCAGGTTCAGTTCGTTACTCTCAAAACCTTTGAAGAGGCAGCTGCTCAGCTTCTGGAGTCTTCTGTCCAGAATCTCTTTAAGCAGGTAGATTTAATAGACCTAGTACGCTGGAAGATTTTAAAGGATAAGCATATCCCTCAATTTTTACATGAAGCTTTGgaaaaaaagattgaaagcagtGGGGCCACCTATTACTGGCGTTTCAAACTCTTCCTCCTGAGGATTTTATACCAGTCGATGCAGAAAACCCCTTCAGAAGCCTTATGCAAACCCACCCACGAGGACTCAAAAATCTTACTAGTTGACTCACCTGGGATGGGCAATGCTGAGGATGAACAGCAGGAGGAAGGCACCTCTTCCAAACAGATTAGTAAGCAAGGCAAAGACGGGGATCCAGAGGACCCCACAGAGGACTCACTCCCTCAATCTGGGGATACTGGAGGCCGAGAGCCAATGGAAGAGAAACTCCTTGAAATCCAGGGAAAAATTGAAGCAGTGGAAATGCACTTGACGAGGGAGCACATGAAGCGAGTCCTGGGCGAAGTGTACCTGCACACCTGGATCACAGAAAACACTAGCATCCCCACCAGGGGACTCTGTAACTTCCTGATGTCTGATGAGGAGTATGATGACAGAACCGCACGG GTGCTGATTGGACACATCTCAAAGAAGATGAACAAGCAGACCTTCCCTGAGCACTGTAGTTTGTGTAAGGAAATCTTGCCGTTCACAGATCGCAAGCAGGCCGTCTGCTCCAATGGCCACATTTGGCTCCG GTGCTTTCTAACCTACCAGTCCTGCCAGAGTTTGATATACAGAAGGTGTTTGCTCCATGACAGCATCGCTCGCCATCCAATTCCAGAAGGTGGGTGCTCCCCTGGCCTTGGCAGGGGGGTTGAGCACACTCACATGCTGATGCCTCGGGGgcaccccctctcccccacctcgGTCTTTGGCTATTGGGAACAGTGA